A genomic segment from Nymphalis io chromosome 15, ilAglIoxx1.1, whole genome shotgun sequence encodes:
- the LOC126773636 gene encoding sec1 family domain-containing protein 2-like, with protein sequence MSTSIKEFSRVWWSEVYNRIIGAVVFLDDYSGECLHWDGGLFNLINNGAVAVKSLSPFESAKKEQRKAVFITQTTNTQLRTISKIIQNSDFTHCILISCISLDIVYLELHDGKDVNDLVSSGKAQAEVTKQLENMLLEWIGKKQSMVEVVFTPIFTISPTNVVFLTPPYHKVYPTYDGKLIPNTPSVDLYTVTSEERSLIRRLASGLNSMLDSMNMKEDLYYMGAFSSLIAGVLENSPVSVSRRKNCSLPVSLIIVDRTLDLCGVMSHSMESVLDKVMAVLPKCPGHSNDVAVDMSPLCEANVISHPDDVQLCPGCLYHGNDDSCAQTYDHMINKSQKEVMFDLYNKLSKLDVQKSPGPKTLLKVTPQSVEKIISASKGNYDIIGKHLGILQQALGVVQTLKSPKRVQLELLMSLERQVLQNLATSRESTSVLHQMSHLIKTRKDRSLPLENLLALLIHVYSLTGTEVTFNRQHEQSVQEALSVAIFEDHKSLFPSEFVHIVTPEECEAIANKIMNRLKDISQMRKILQKYNSVLKPCETGTGHEYRGVLQQLVDDLVDTDRPELTDLRHRNEGIKDLLRSGLNILTSKKKAAKHPLDNSIVILFVVGGITAEECKQLHRSVITSGVDNVVHIGSTKFVTPVEAMRDVLNL encoded by the exons ATGTCAACGTCTATAAAAGAGTTTAGTAGGGTTTGGTGGTCAGAGGTGTACAATCGTATTATTGGCGCTGTAGTATTTCTGGACGACTACAGTGGTGAATGCTTGCATTGGGATGGTGGTCTTTTCAATCTTATCAATAACGGTGCAGTTGCCGTAAAAAGTCTGTCGCCTTTTgag AGTGCAAAAAAGGAGCAAAGGAAAGCTGTATTCATAACACAAACAACAAATACTCAACTACGTACAATTAGCAAGATAATTCAAAATAGTGACTTTACTCATTGTATTCTCATATCATGCATCAGCttagatattgtttatttagaaCTTCATGATGGAAAAGATGTAAATGATTTGGTGTCATCTGGGAAAGCTCAAGCTGAAGTTACAAAACAATTAGAGAATATGCTTTTAGAATGGATTGGAAAAAAA CAAAGTATGGTAGAAGTTGTTTTCACACCTATTTTCACGATATCACCAACAAATGTAGTCTTTTTGACACCACCATACCACAAAGTATATCCAACATATGATGGAAAATTGATTCCAAACACACCCTCAGTAGACTTGTACACTGTAACGAGTGAAGAGCGGTCATTAATTAGAAGATTAGCTAGTGGACTTAACAGTATGCTCGACTCAATGAATATGAAAGAGGATCTTTATTATATGGGTGCCTTCAGCTCTCTAATTGCTGGTGTTTTGGAGAATTCACCAGTTTCAGTGTCAAGGAGAAAG AATTGTTCCTTGCCAGTATCATTGATAATTGTTGATCGGACATTAGATTTATGTGGTGTAATGAGTCACTCAATGGAATCTGTTCTCGACAAAGTAATGGCAGTTCTTCCGAAGTGTCCGGGACACTCCAATGATGTTGCAGTAGATATGTCACCATTGTGTGAAGCTAATGT tatttctcATCCTGATGATGTACAGCTGTGTCCGGGTTGTTTATACCATGGAAATGATGATTCTTGCGCCCAAACATACGACCACATGATCAATAAATCACAAAAGGAGGTTATGTTTGATCTTTACAATAAGTTGTCTAAACTCGACGTCCAGAAGTCACCAGGACCCAAAACACTTTTGAAGGTCACACCGCAGAGTGTAGAAAAGATAATTTCAGCGTCAAAAG GTAATTATGACATTATTGGGAAGCATCTTGGAATACTGCAGCAAGCTTTGGGTGTGGTACAAACTCTGAAGTCACCGAAGCGAGTTCAATTAGAATTACTGATGAGCTTAGAACGACAAGTGTTACAAAATCTTGCAACCAGCAGAGAATCTACTAGTGTACTGCATCAg ATGAGCCATCTGATCAAAACAAGGAAAGATCGTAGTCTTCCACTCGAGAATCTCCTCGCTCTACTGATCCATGTATATTCTCTGACGGGAACAGAGGTGACGTTTAACAGACAACATGAGCAAAGTGTGCAGGAGGCGCTCAGTGTTGCCATATTCGAAGACCACAAGAGCCTGTTTCCAAGCGAGTTTGTACATATCGTGACTCCCGAGGAATGCGAAGCGATTgccaataaaataatgaatcgcTTAAAAGATATTTCTCAGATGAGAAAGATATTGCAGAA GTATAATTCTGTATTAAAACCCTGCGAGACGGGCACGGGTCACGAATACCGAGGTGTGCTGCAACAGCTGGTAGACGACCTTGTGGACACCGACCGACCTGAGCTGACCGACTTGCGTCACCGGAACGAGGGCATCAAGGATCTGTTGCGAAGTGGTCTAAA tattttgacAAGCAAGAAAAAAGCTGCAAAGCATCCACTAGACAATTCAATCGTGATACTCTTTGTGGTTGGTGGAATCACTGCGGAGGAGTGCAAGCAGCTGCATCGTAGTGTGATCACCAGCGGTGTGGACAACGTCGTGCATATTGGTTCCACTAAATTCGTAACGCCCGTGGAGGCGATGCGAGACGTTCTCAATTTATAA
- the LOC126773656 gene encoding cytochrome c oxidase subunit 6A1, mitochondrial-like, with amino-acid sequence MASYIQRAAHLYVKNNVRLASHAATAGGHGGGWKLWKKLSFFVGFPAVGLGMLNAYLGHQEASHERPPFVAYEYMRVRSKRFPWGDGVKSLFHNPHVNALPSGYEDGH; translated from the exons ATGGCATCGTACATACAGAGGGCTGCGCATTTGTATGTTAAGAATAATGTTCGTCTTGCTTCCCATGCTGCTACCGCTGGTGGACATGGAG GTGGCTGGAAATTATGGAAGAAGCTGTCTTTCTTCGTTGGGTTTCCAGCTGTTGGCTTGGGAATGCTGAATGCTTATCTAGGTCACCAGGAGGCGAGTCATGAACGTCCCCCATTCGTTGCCTATGAATATATGCGTGTCCGTTCCAAG CGGTTCCCATGGGGTGATGGTGTGAAGTCTCTCTTCCACAATCCCCATGTCAATGCCCTGCCAAGTGGTTATGAAGATGGTCATTAA